A stretch of DNA from Chitinispirillales bacterium ANBcel5:
CCCAGCCTGGTGGAAACCAGCCCCTCGTTCATATGTCCTTTGTAGCTAAGCGTCGAATCTTCACTATGGCATATCACCGGGATATCAAAGGATTTCGAATAGTTAAGAGCATTGCGCATGATATTACTTTTTGCCACCGCTTTACCATCATCGGAAACAGCCCGTGCTCCGGAGTTCACCATTTCTCCAAACGGTGCAAGCTCCTCACCGTCGAGATTTTTGGTAATTGCCCCTACGGGGTGGATTTTACAGGGACAAGCCTCTCCCCTTTGAATTACATAACGGATTTTTGACTCTTCATCAAGAACGGGAGTGGTATTTGGCATACAGGCAACAGAAGTAAATCCTCCGGCAGCAGCAGCCTGGGTTCCGGTGGCGATCGTTTCTTTATCCTCACGCCCGGGTTCCCTTAAGTGCACATGCATATCCATTAATCCGGGAACGACCCACATTCCGGACACATCTTTTGTCAGGGCATTGGGATATTTAGTATGAAGGTCTGTACCGATCTCTTTTATCACGCCATCACTAAGAACTATATCAGCACTCTGATCCATTTTGTTTTCGGGATCTATGATACGACCATTTGTGAGTATGATATCCTGGGCCGGTTTATTTATATTCTCTAAGTACATTTTTGATCCGTTTGCTCTTTTAACCATTCTCTCCCCCTCCGAGTAAATAAAGGACAGCCATCCTGACCGCCACACCGTTTGTAACCTGATCAAGGATAACAGATCCGCCCCAGTCTGCAACATTTGAAGCGAGCTCTACGCCTCTGTTAACAGGCCCCGGGTGCATAATTAGCACATTATCTTTGAGCCCGGAAAGCTTCTCCAGATCAAGGCCATAACGCTGACGATACTCTCTTATGGAGGGAAATACCGCGCTTGACTGTCTCTCAAGCTGCATCCTTAACAACATCACCACATCAGCCCCCTCCAGAGCCTCATCGAGATTATCGGTAACCGGCACTCCAAGGCAGTTTGAATGCTGTGGTAAAAGTGTAGGAGGCCCGCATAGTACCACATCCATGCCCATGGTTTTCATACCCCAGGCATTCGATCGTGCTACTCTGCTATGGAAAATATCTCCGATAATTGCCACCTTCAATCCCTTAAGTTTACCAAGCTTCTGACTTATTGTCATCATATCCAACAGTGCCTGAGTAGGATGCTCATGAAGGCCATCACCGGCGTTCACAATCACAGCATTGGTGCATTGGGTCAGAAAATGTGGTACACCGGCAGCACTATGCCGAACAACTACCATATCAATCTTCATAGCCTCAATATTACGGATGGTATCTTTTAACGTCTCCCCTTTCGCAACAGAGCTGGTAGATGAGGAAAAATTAAGGGGACTTGCGGAGAGACGTTTTTCCGCAAGCTCAAAAGAGATTCGCGTTCTTGTACTGTTTTCATAAAACAGATTTACAACTGTTTTTCCCCGTAATGTAGGTACAACCTTTATCTCCCGCTGAAGCACTTCGTAAAAAGAGTCTGCGGTATTAAGGATAAGGTCTATATCTTCCCTGCAAACATCTTCGAGCCCTAACAAGTGCTGGATTTGAAGCCCCATGGCTTTAGTCACCTTCCTGAAGTTCCATTAACCACAATGAATCCTCACCCTCAATCTCTTTTACCCTAAGTGACACCACCTGATTTGGCAGAGTAGTGATCTTTTTACCCACATAATCGGCTCTGATAGGCAGCTCCCGATTTCCCCGGTCAATAAGTACCGCTAACTGTATGGTTTTTGGTCGTCCAAAATCCATAAGTGCATCCAGTGCCGCTCTGACAGTTCTTCCAGTATAGAGCACATCATCAACTAAAATGATGTTTTTTTCATTGATATCAAAGGGAATGTCGGTAACCTGAACCTGGGGTTGTTTAAAAGCGGTTCGGTAATCATCGCGATACAACGTCGCATCCAATACCCCGCTTGAGAGCTCAATGTTTTCCAGGTTCTTTATTTTATGCGCGATTCTGTTGGCCAGAAATACACCACGAGTCTGCATACCAACTATGGCCAGATTTGAGATAGCCATGCTGTGACGCTCCAAAATCTGGTGGGTGATACGGGTAAGAGCCCTGTCCAGGGCATGAGGATCCATAAGCTGTTCAAGTTTTTTCATGGATACAAAATAGTTTGACCTGAAAGATGAGTCAAGATAACTGATGGAGCCCAGGATAATTTAAGGATTATCTTAGTTATACAAAGCTTCCCCATCACTGGCTAAGCCTGTTATCGTCCTCAAACTGAGGCTAAATACAGGTGATCTGTATCTACAAAGTGCGGAGATCTCAGGAGAATTTGTGTAGTAACATATAACCGTACAATCGTCCCTAATACAGCACAAACCCTTAATTTAGAGCCATACCTGAACATTTACACTCTTTTTGTGTAGTAATTATCTTGCCTGTTTCTCAGCAAACTCCAGATTTTTTGACTATGTTATAGCCAAACAACAACTGTCATTCTGCTCGTAAGGAGAAGTGAGTTATGGGTACAGATAGGCTCAGATTTCCAAACATGACATTTTTGTGCACTCCTCTACTGTTTTTACTGCTTGTGTTTTTTTCTTCAAGCGCACAGATGCAGGTTGAACGTTTAAATAGAGGGCTTATCGCTATAAGACAGGACCAGGGGTATTATCTCAGTTGGCGCCTTCTGGGAGATGAAAGCTATACCACCGGATTTAACGTCTATCGCGACACTACCAGACTAAACTCTGAACCGATCACTGGCCCCACTAATTATATAGATGAAAACGCCCCCCTAAACAGCACTTATATAGTAAAAAGCGTGGTAAACGGTCAGGAGCAAGAAGCAAGTGAACGCGCAAGGCTGATAAACAACACAGAGGGTAACAATGCTGGGTATTTCGACATCCCACTACAGCAGCCTTCCACAGGCCCTCATGGGGGGAGATATTCACCCAATGATGCCAGTACCGGTGATCTCACTGGAGATGGGGTATATGAGGTTGTGTTGATGTGGGAACCAAACAATGCTAAGGATAATGCCCATAGGGGGGTCACCGACAATGTCTTTCTGGATGGAATTACACTTGAGGGTGAGCGTTTATGGAGAATAGATCTGGGGCCAAACATCCGGGCCGGAGCGCATTATACTCAGTTTCTGGTATTTGATTTCGATGGCAACGGCAGGTCAGAAATTATGGTAAAAACTGCTCCGGGGACAAGAGATGGTACCGGAAACTTTATCGGTATGGGACCCGCAGCTGATGCAGATCATAGCAGAACCTATCGAAACTCAGGTGGTTACATCCTTGAAGGCCCGGAATACCTCACAGTTTTTGATGGACTTACCGGAACAGAACTTGCCACCACAAATTACTGGCCTGCAAGAGGAAGAGTAGCTGATTGGGGCGACAATTACGGAAACAGGGTTGATAGATTTAATGCAACAGTGGCTTATGTAGATGGAGAAAGACCAAGCGCCATTTTTCAACGAGGCTATTATACCCGAATGACTTTGGCTGCCTGGGACTGGAGAGATGGAGAACTTACCAGAAGGTGGACATTCGATTCAAATGATTCACAGTATAGAGATTACAGGGGGCAGGGAAATCACTCGATTCACGTGATAGACGCTAACAACGATGGAAGACATGATTTGGTAACCGGTGCTGCAGTGATAGGGTCTGATGGCAGGGGAATGCACACCACCAGACGAGGGCATGGGGATGCGACCCACTGCACCCATATGATAAAAGATAACCCCTACCCACAAATCTTCATGCCCTATGAAAGCGGTGGAAACGGTGTTTCTCTCAGACATGCCAATAATGGCCAAACAATCTTTCAGCACCAACAGAGCGGTGATATTGGTAGAGGCTGTGCAGCGGAACTCGACCCGCGGAGGCCAGGTTTCCATTTCTGGGCATCCGATGGTATGGGTCTTTATGATATATCAGGAACCAGAGTTGGAGATATACCAAATTCAATAAATTTTGTAATCTGGTGGGATGGCAACCTAAGTCGCGAGCTGATGAACAGCAATACGATCACCAGATGGAGTGTAGCCAATAACAGAGGGACTGTTCTTCTTACAGGGACAGGGACCAGTTCTATTAACGGTACAAAATCCACCCCCATACTTCAGGCCGATCTTTTTGGAGACTGGAGAGAGGAGGTGATCCTTCGTAGATCTGATAACGCACTGCGCGTCTTTACTACAACCATGCCTACAGAACACCGTCTGTACACTTTTATGCACGACCCAGTCTATAGAGTGGCCATCTCCTGGCAACAGTCCTCATACAATCAGCCCCCCCACCCAGGCTCCTACATCGCTACCGACATGGATTTCCCTCAATCCCAACCAAACATAATTTATGCAGGTGATCCCCCTATAACAGAAGTCAACAGAGGAAGCGGTGAATTGGTAGAAGATCTTATCGTCTTTGATATAAGTAACGCTCAAAACTGGTCTATTAAAAACGACCCTTTACCAGAACAGGAGCCTTATGGCGACAGGGACTTTACATTTTCTTCGATTCCAAGTATTCTTGAAGACGCAGAGTGGATTTCTACAGCAATGAATTCAAGAACGAATACTTCTTTGCAACAGTATGCAACCTTCAGTCTCAAACGCGACGCGACAGTCTATATCGCACATTCAAACAGAGTGGAGGAGAAACCCCGGTGGCTTTCAGAGTATGAAGAAACAGATATGTCACTAACAGTTTCAGAAACTGAAGAAATTTCAAGAACTTTGACAATTTATAATAAAACATTTCTTTCCGGAGATGAGATTCACCTTGAAATCAATTCAAATAACGGAACCAATCTGTCTTTAATGTACCTTGTGCTGATTTCTGATGCGTCGACAACAAGTCTCTCAACAGCCAAAAAAGGAATAAACAAAGGGAGAATAACGACACGACTGAAAGGTAAGCACCTCTATATAAAAGCTCATGTCTCTGCTTCGGACAGGAAACCAAAAATCAGTCTATATGATATATCTGGTCGTACAATCAACACCCTTGATATTGACCAGGTGGGGTCCACATTAAGTATTTCTGTGCCCCGTCTTTCTTCAGGGGTTTACCTGATTAATATTGCCGGAAAAAAACAGTCGATTGTAATAGGGAGGTAAATATGTTTAAAATAGAACTAAAATGGTAAAACATTGTTTATTAATAATCCTTTCTGCTGTGCCGAAAAAAGGATACTTATTTATACAGAACAGGGTCAAGCATAGGTTAGTAAGATTAAAATTCGCCACATACAGTGTAAGTCAGGGTACACTTTAAAGTCTAAGGGAGATGTTATGTTTATAAGAGATTTATATCGCAGGGTAATAAAAATTATGGTAATGTTGTGTGTTTTTCTTATGATTCCTCAAACAGCAACAGCACAAACAACTGCCGAAATAACCAGATCAGGCTCAACCTGGTCTACCGACATCGGATCGAACACCGAATATAGCGGTTCAAGCCTTGCGGCGGCAATAAACGCGGCAAGCAGTGCGATGCGTGATGGTACCATAAATATCAGAAACTCCGGTTCATTGGATGACAGAATATCCCCCCGAGCCAACCAAACCTTTGATTTCCACGAAAATGAGATCAGCGCTTCCGGCAGTGCTGGTTTCAGGGCCAACCGGGTAAACGGAATCACTATTCGTAACCTGCGTATGACCGGCTCCCCCACCTCGCCCATGTCTTTTCATGGCTGCTCACATCTTCACTTTCATAACGTATCCATGATTTTTGATGGAAGAGGTGGAGGTGTAAGAGTGGATAACGACCGGGGAAACCCTGTGCGCACCACCAATTTAAGAGTAACCGGTGGAATACGGATAGAGGGCACACGCGGCCACGGATTTGAAACCTACACAGTAGATACGATTTTCATCGACCGATTCATTTCAAGGAATACCAATTACTGCGGCCTTATTCTCAATGATTCAAGAAACGCAGAGATCGGCTATATTTACGCTTACAGAGCCGATCACGGGGGTGGATATGCGGGCTTTAGAACCGCTAACAGAAATGGGCCCAACATCGTTGTTGACACACTGATCACCGTTGATTGCGGAAGAGGCTTTTTTAGTGTTTCGAGGAGTCATGGTACTACTATAAATTATGTCAACATAACGGGTTCGACCGGGCATGGAATGCTTATACAAAACGCGGAGGATGTTCATATCAGAGGCGGGGTGATATGGAATAATAATTGTGGCGAAGCAATCAGGTTTTCAACCGACCCGGGCTCTGCGGGTGGTTATATGGACTGCAGAAATAACATTATAGAAAATGTGCGAATATTTGATGACAGAGGACCAAACCGACAACAGGTTTACGGTATAAGGGAAACCTCAGATGGCGGCAGAACAGGGTATAATATCGTCCGCAACTGTGATCTTAGAGATGCAGGCAGCAACAGATCAAGAGACCTTGTGCTTGACGGGGTCAATTCACAATCGATCGGAAACGCGCTAACCGGCGATCCTCCGCTTCTCCCCGATGATGGTGGTATTGTCGAACCAGACGATCCTATCGACAGAGGTTCCGGCGACTTTTTTGAAAACCTTACTCTCTTTGAGACCACAAACGCCAATAACTGGAACATTATGAGTGATTTCAGTTCTGGACAGACAAGTTTTGGTGACAGAGATTTTATTGTCGAATCTATTCCTGATTATTTAAACGGAAGCGAATGGATCCAAACAGCAATGAATTCAAGGACGAATGCATCCATTGATAACTACGCTTTCTTTACAGCCAACACAAACGGTTTTCTGTTCATTGCGCACTCAGACAGAATAGAGGAAAAACCGGAGTGGCTCTCTAACTATGAAAACACCGAAGAAACTATAACTATTGAAGAAGACACTGAAACACACAGAACATTAACTCTGTACAGAAAAGCGATATCTCAGGGTGATGAAATAGAACTTGGGATTAATTCAAGTGACGGAACAACCCTTTCACTTATGTATATACCTATAATCACCGATCAGACCGATTACTGTGAACCCACAGCTATCACCCCTTACACATCAGTAAATGATGAAGATTGGGTTGAAGGCACAGAAGTAACGCTACTTGAAGGTGAAAGTGTTCAACTTGGTCCCCACCCCGAGCAGGAGGAGTCCTGGACCTGGAGCGGACCTGATGAGTTCTCAACCCAGAGCCGCGAAATTGAACTTAGTAACATCTCCTCTGATCAGGCCGGTGAATATACAGCTGTTTTCACCAATGACTGTGGCGAAGAAAGTGAAATCACTTTTACTGTTGTCGTAGAGCCATCGGTTTCAGTTTCTAAGCAGCTGTACCCATCTAAGCCAAAGGTGTCCCTTAAGAACAATTCCATAAAGCTAATGAATCCGGGTACAAGCGAATGGACTATGTCTATTTTCGATCTTAGGGGAAAAACTCTTTTACGCAAAACTATAAACTCCGGTACTCATACGATACCTCTTTACACTCTAATACAAAATGGGTCTTATATTATTAGAGTAAACAACGGTAATGAACTAATAGTAAACAGAAGAATAAACATAATTCAGTAACCAGGTTTTTAGCAAAGTTGAAGGCGGCTTTTATCTACCGCTTTCAGCTTTTAAGGAAATGTTGTAGAGTGAAAAGAATAAATGTAAGTTTAATATGGAAGTGTTAAAAGATTTATATTATTGTTTCTTACACCTGTTTGGGCAGCCATTATAGTGGAAAAAAATGTGGATATCTATAATTATACAGATTACCGTAAATTCCTAAACGATTATTATACGGAAAATAAAAAGAAGTACCCCTATTTCACACTGCGCTACATAGCCCAAAAGGTGGGGTTTAAATCCGCCAGCCTTTTTAGCCAAATCATACGTGCAAGAACCAATATTTCACCTGATCTGGCTCACCGTTTTACCGTTTTTCTAAAGCTCTCAGATGCTCAGGGTGATTATTTTAAAAAACTTGTTCTCTATAATCAGGCAAAATGTCATAATGATAAAAAGAGATATTTTCAGGCACTTACGAGTTTCAGAATGTCCAAAATTCGTCATATTGATTCGAAGTACTTCTATTTCTATGATAAATGGTATTATAGTGCAATAAGAGAGGTTCTGTATATAAAACCTCTCAGACTTGAAGATTACCGTTTTTTGGCCGGATTGCTTGAGCCATCGATATCTCCTGTTCAGGCCAAACAAGCACTCTTAAACCTTGAGAAATGGGGGTTCATTGTAAAGAATAGTGATGGACTCTACTATAGATCAGACTGCCTCAGTACCACCACCGGAACAAACGTAAAGTCATTTTATATCAATAACTACCAAACAGAAGTACTAACACTTGCTCACAAAGCAATAGACAGTCTGTCTAAAGATTGCAAAGAGTTCTCAAGTCTCACTATGAGTTTATCAGATGAAGCTTACAGTCGTTTTCTTGAAGAGTTGCAGCTTTTTAGACACAAACTGCTTTCTATAGCTGAAGATGATAAAAATGAAAATCGAATATATCAACTTAACTTTCAGTTTTTCCCCCTTACAAAACAGATAAAGAGGAGTTTGTAATGAGAGCGGTGATTGCAATAACTACACTCCTGTTCCTACTACTAAACTCATGTCAAAAAGATAGCATAGTTGGTCCGGGATCAGAAACCGTTTCTGTAGCGGCAACTCTTTATTATCCCCAGGGAATCAGAGCCGAAGGTTCAAACGTTACAATCCGAAGAAGAGATTACACTCGTCCCTTTTCACAACCACCTCAGACAATTCGCTATCCTGATGCAATCACCGATTACTCCGGTAGCTTCGTTATAGATTCAGTTATCCCGGGTTCGTATATAATAGAGGTGAATGATTCTAAAGGACATGCCATTGCACTCAACTGTGAGATAGCAGTAAGTTCAAACGGTGTTGTCGAATTACTGCCCGATACCCTTAGGCCCGTGTCTACTTTAAGAGGACGGGTAGTCCAACGCTCACTTACCGAGAGCATCTACGTTCAAATATATGGACTTGAAAGAGACCCAACACCTGTTAGTCATGATGGTACATTTTTTATCGATAACCTACCGCATGGTAACTTTAACCTGAGATTTGCAGAAGCATTATCTGATTCAACAATAAAAAATGTTGAAAATGTAAGTATCGAACCGGAAAGAAACGAGGATATAGGCACATTTGATCTTGAATCAGAAAACCAGTGGAAACACGCAAAAAGTATAACCCTCAACACCTCCCCATCCGGAGCAGATATATCCGCCGATATATTTAATTTTCCTATTCTCGTTCGCCTTAACCAATCCAATTTTGATTTTCAGCATGCAAAAACAGGCGGCACCGACCTTCTCTTTACCAATTCTTCAGGCACACCACTAACTCATGAAATCGAACGCTGGGACCCTGTAAATTCCAAAGCCGAACTTTGGGTACTCATGGATACTGTTTGGGGAGATAATGATGAGCAGTATATAATGATGCACTGGGGAAACGACAACTATACACATGCTTTCAGACACGGTGATGTTTTTGACACTACCTTTGGATACCAGGCAGTTTTTCACTTTTCGGAACCACAGACAGATCAACTCACTGATGCCACTCATAACACCCTTAACAGTAGTGAAGATTATATCCATGGAACATCACCGATTGAATCCCATATGGCCTATGCCCGGTCTTTTAACGGTACCGATGAGTTTATTCAGGTGCCCAACACTGCTGAGAGCAAAATTAACTTCTCCTGGGAAGATTCATTTACCCTTTCGGCATGGGTTTACACTCCTTCACTTGAAGGTGAATTAAACCAGATCGTATCAAAAGGTAACATGCAGTATGGACTTCAGCTGCAGAGTAATGATATGTGGCAGTTTTTCTACTATTTCGATTCGGCCGATACCAGAGGATGGCTTACCGTAAGCGCTCCCGCAACCCCAAACCAGTGGACACATATTACAGCGGTTAAAAATCAATCAGAATTGTACCTCTATATTAACGGTACAATGGAAAGTGATGAGCCTGTGCTGATAGAAGACCACAGCAGATGGAACAATTCTCTGGATCTTTATGTTGGAAGAAGATCGCGATACAACCCTGAAACCAATGAAGACGAACGTTTTTGGAGAGGTTATATAGATGAGGTAAGAATAAAATCAGGTGTGCCAGATCCAGACCGGGTTAAGCTCTCTTTCATGAATCAAAGAGAGGAGGATTTGCTACTGATTTTCAATGAAGATTTATAGTAGTTAGAAAAAAGGTGATAGAAGGGTGCAGTGCTTCTGCCCGCACCAATTATCCACAGTTTAAGAAAATGCGCCTTCTGAGTAATGATCTTAAAGTGTGGAATTGCCTTAAAAAAGGCATCTACCTCATCGAATCCACTCCCCTTCTCTCAAGAAGGGTACCGTCTTTTAGATACAGATCAGTTACGGAATTACTAAAGGCTACACGGGCTCTTGCTTTCTCAATCTGTGCCCCAATGAGGTCTCTTTGTGCCTGCAGTACAAGAAAGCCGGTTGACTTACCTGCTGCAAACTTCTCCTCTTCGGCCCTAAGTTTTTCCTTCTGCAAACTTTCGGTAACCGAAGCTGCTTCAATCTGTTTATACGCCCTGTTTACTTCAGCGTACGCGGAACGTACTTCATATTCGATTAGCCTAACCATGTTTTCTATAGAGAGACATAACTGTTCTTTGGATAATTGGGCTCTTCTGTGCCGTTCACGTGCTCCTCCCTGAGTTACAGGAAATGAAAGAGTCAAACCACCTTCAATCACCCCTGAGGGATCTGAATAGGAACGCATGGCCTCAGAAAATGATTGCGAATAACTTGTTCCATGCATAGAGATAAAGAAATCCAGTTTAGGCAGTAGTCCGTCTCTGGTATGGATCACATCAAGCTCTCCCTTATCAACCAGTGCATTTGCCTGTCTTAGGTCTGGTCGGAATTTCTTTGCTGCTTTTAAATGATAATGAAGAGAGTCGGGTTTTACTACTTCAAATATGGTATCAGCCGGAACTATCTTTGTATCCCACAACTCAGGAGTGTTCATCAAATGCACCAATCGGTACTGTCTTTGCAGATACGCTGTCTGAGCATCAATTAAGTGACGTTTTCTTTCTGAGACTTCTGCTCTGATAGTTGCAAGGTCCAGTGCCGCTATACGCCCAACTCTAAGCCTCTCTTCAGATTCATACAGTAACCTTTTTGCCAGCTCAAGTGATTGTTCATGAATAGTTAGCTCCCTTTTAGAAAGTAGCAACTCCCAGTATGCTCTTTCGGTATCTGCCAGTAATCTTTGCGCGTATCCCGCGAGTTCTTCCTTACGCAGTGAAATATCGATCCTTGCTTTTCGCAACGGAGCAAGGTTCGCGTTTGGATTGAGCCCCTGAAGTAGTGACTGGGTTACGGTAAACCCAAGTCTGTTCTGGTATCCCCTTTGAGGTTCAAGTACCTGAGTTTGGCGAGGCGCTTCTACGCTTCCCCTAAGCTCTATGTTGGTACCGGTAGGCAGGGTTTCTGTTAATTGAAGTGACGCGTTGTAATTTTGGTTGTCAGAACTATTCATTACACTACTACGTCCCACTCCCATTTGCACCTGAGGCTCATATCGGTACATGTTTTCTCTGTAGATGGTATGAGCGGCATCAGTACGGAGGCTCTCAATTTTTATTACCGGATTTTTCTGAACAGCGTTGGTTAATACCTCCTCAAGTGAGAGGGAAAAGACTTCAGAGGCATACAGGTAATTAAGTGTAAGTATGGTAAATAAGGTTATGGTTACTTTTTTCATCATTCCTCTTTAGTTAGCATCCGAAATTTTTGCGTTCATCGATTTTCTCTGTTCAACAAACGAGTACACAACAGGTATTAGCACAAGAGTAATAAAGGTAGACGCCAATAGTCCACCTATAACCACCCGTGCCATAGGAGCCTGAGCTTCACCACCTTCACCAAGGCCGATTGAAAGCGGGAGTAGTCCCATAGTTGTGGTTAGAGTAGTCATAAGTATCGGCCGTAACCGTCTTACCCCGGCCCTCTGCAGAGCACCAAACAACTCCATTCCTTTTTCTCTTCTGTACCTGTTTACCGTATCAACAAGAACGATAGCATTGTTCACGACTATACCAGTAAGAACGATACACCCGATAAATGCCTGAATGGTAAAAGGGGTGTTTGTAATCATCATAATGCCTGCCACACCGATCAATGCCATGGGTATGGAAAACAGAACAATAAAAGGATCCTTAAAAGACTCAAATTGTCCGGCCATAACAAGAAAAACCAGCAGCACAGCCATTGTAATAGACATAAGCAATTCCCTGTATGCCCTCTGCTGTTCTTCATAATCACCCCTTACAAGCACAGCAAATCCAGAAGGAACG
This window harbors:
- a CDS encoding TolC family protein; this translates as MMKKVTITLFTILTLNYLYASEVFSLSLEEVLTNAVQKNPVIKIESLRTDAAHTIYRENMYRYEPQVQMGVGRSSVMNSSDNQNYNASLQLTETLPTGTNIELRGSVEAPRQTQVLEPQRGYQNRLGFTVTQSLLQGLNPNANLAPLRKARIDISLRKEELAGYAQRLLADTERAYWELLLSKRELTIHEQSLELAKRLLYESEERLRVGRIAALDLATIRAEVSERKRHLIDAQTAYLQRQYRLVHLMNTPELWDTKIVPADTIFEVVKPDSLHYHLKAAKKFRPDLRQANALVDKGELDVIHTRDGLLPKLDFFISMHGTSYSQSFSEAMRSYSDPSGVIEGGLTLSFPVTQGGARERHRRAQLSKEQLCLSIENMVRLIEYEVRSAYAEVNRAYKQIEAASVTESLQKEKLRAEEEKFAAGKSTGFLVLQAQRDLIGAQIEKARARVAFSNSVTDLYLKDGTLLERRGVDSMR